The following are from one region of the Carassius auratus strain Wakin chromosome 13, ASM336829v1, whole genome shotgun sequence genome:
- the LOC113112676 gene encoding uncharacterized protein LOC113112676, whose translation MEANSVSRVNWAINRRAESLVSKHMADMAQRRSAVSEEDKVHPMPGDLSRSAEDIPGRAEVNFSTDSQSYKPDGVAGKLMREDASSSSETAAHRQIISLLNDIKEEQQRQWEVLKDLQARIQGQVCEEEDEPLDVDLPLRTMEQLNETEQHLEDTEAQKRMVSHLSRMGGATVDDAVRRLMHTVLSFSVGSELNWVGRGQKRSFRNTRLQGVLFRALKKTPIGKEATHHQFADVVKKWLRFAPFRQRGSGRRPHWKPVEFICPKYDSTVEDHNQPNHNPLDSGEIQVTI comes from the exons ATGGAAGCAAACAGCGTCAGTCGAGTAAACTGGGCCATAAACCGCCGGGCGGAGAGTTTAGTAAGTAAACACATGGCAGACATGGCACAGAGACGCTCAGCGGTGTCTGAAGAGGATAAAGTGCACCCTATGCCAGGAGACCTGAGCAGAAGCGCAGAAGACATCCCGGGGCGGGCCGAGGTGAATTTCAGCACGGATTCACAGTCCTATAAACCTGATGGAGTGGCGGGAAAGTTGATGCGCGAGGACGCGTCTTCATCATCGG AGACAGCAGCCCATAGACAAATCATATCACTGCTTAATGATATCAAAGAGGAGCAACAGAGGCAGTGGGAAGTTCTGAAAGACCTGCAGGCCAGGATTCAAGGACAGGTGTGTGAGGAGGAAGACGAGCCGCTTGACGTAGATCTTCCACTGCGAACAATGGAACAGCTCAATGAAACAGAGCAGCATTTAGAGGATACTGAAGCTCAGAAGAGAATG GTGTCACACCTCTCACGGATgggcggagctacagtagatGATGCGGTCCGGCGTCTTATGCACACTGTTCTCTCTTTCAGTGTGGGCTCAGAGCTCAACTGGGTTGGCAGAGGACAGAAAAGGAGCTTCAGAAACACACGATTGCAGGGTGTTTTATTTC GTGCCTTGAAGAAGACACCTATAGGAAAGGAGGCCACACACCACCAGTTTGCTGATGTAGTGAAGAAATGGTTGCGGTTTGCCCCTTTCCGACAAAGAGGAAGTGGACGAAGACCGCACTGGAAACCTGTTGAGTTCATCTGTCCCAAATATGACAGTACTGTGGAAGATCATAACCAGCCTAACCATAACCCGCTGGATTCTGGTGAGATTCAGGTGACAATTTAA